In Flavobacteriaceae bacterium, the following proteins share a genomic window:
- a CDS encoding N-acetyl-gamma-glutamyl-phosphate reductase, which translates to MIKAGIIGGAGYTAGELIRLLIFHSKVNINFVYSTSNAGNYISDVHQDLLGTTDLKFTNTVNSDIDVLFLCLGHGNSKTFLETHQLSNHTKIIDLSNDFRLKPDAVFQENEFIYGLPELQKEKIAKAKYIANPGCFATALQLALLPLAKAELLNEDVHVNAVTGATGAGVSLSKTTHFSWRDNNFSYYKPFTHQHLGEVNQTVNQLQNSFHSKICFMPNRGNFSRGIFATAYTNFNGSLQEAQSIYNTYYNGAVFTIMSDKELHLKQVVNTNKCFIYLHKHENKLLITSIIDNLLKGASGQAIQNMNLMFDFPETEGLQLKANYF; encoded by the coding sequence ATGATAAAAGCAGGAATTATTGGAGGAGCAGGATATACGGCTGGAGAATTAATTAGATTATTAATTTTTCACTCAAAAGTGAATATCAATTTTGTATATAGTACTTCTAATGCAGGAAATTATATTAGTGATGTACATCAAGATTTATTAGGTACAACAGATTTAAAATTTACAAATACTGTTAATTCAGATATAGACGTATTGTTTTTATGTTTAGGACATGGAAATTCTAAAACTTTTTTAGAAACACATCAGCTTTCAAATCATACAAAAATCATTGATTTGAGTAATGATTTTAGATTAAAACCAGATGCTGTTTTTCAAGAAAATGAATTCATTTATGGCTTACCAGAATTACAAAAAGAAAAAATTGCAAAAGCAAAATATATTGCAAATCCAGGTTGCTTTGCTACAGCATTACAGCTGGCTCTATTACCATTAGCAAAAGCAGAGCTATTAAATGAAGATGTTCATGTAAACGCTGTTACAGGCGCAACAGGAGCAGGAGTTTCATTGTCAAAAACAACACATTTTTCGTGGAGGGATAATAATTTTTCATACTATAAACCTTTTACACACCAGCATTTAGGGGAAGTGAATCAAACAGTGAATCAATTGCAGAATAGTTTTCATTCTAAAATTTGTTTCATGCCTAATAGAGGTAATTTTTCGAGAGGTATTTTTGCTACAGCTTACACTAATTTTAATGGTAGTTTACAAGAAGCTCAATCCATTTACAATACGTATTATAATGGAGCTGTATTTACCATCATGTCAGATAAAGAGCTGCATTTAAAGCAAGTAGTTAATACAAATAAATGCTTTATTTATTTACACAAACACGAAAACAAGTTATTAATCACAAGTATTATAGATAACCTTTTAAAAGGTGCTTCAGGTCAAGCGATACAAAATATGAATTTAATGTTTGACTTTCCAGAAACTGAAGGATTACAATTAAAAGCAAATTACTTTTAA
- a CDS encoding aminotransferase class III-fold pyridoxal phosphate-dependent enzyme, whose product MNLFNVYPLFDITPIKGEDVFVYDKNKTEYLDLYGGHAVISIGHSHPEYVKNISNQVSKLGFYSNSVQNPLQVELAKRLGKLSGCETYDLFLCNSGAEANENALKLASFHTGKKKVIAFKNGFHGRTSATVAATDNTKIIAPLNAQQKVEFIELGNLEAVEKALSKKDVCAVIIEIIQGVGGLDESTADFYQGLSKLCKFYNTVLIVDEVQSGFGRTGDFFAFQKYNIEPDIISIAKGMGNGFPIGGILIHPKIEPSFGQLGTTFGGNHLACIASLSVLKVMEVQELMKNAKAISEYFLEEIKSISKIKTVKGRGLMLGLEFDFPIAELRKALIYKYHIFTGSAKNPNLLRILPPLTVQKKHIDMFIKVLKLELHLTDEKQ is encoded by the coding sequence ATGAACTTATTTAATGTATATCCATTATTTGATATTACTCCAATAAAAGGAGAAGATGTTTTTGTGTATGATAAAAACAAAACAGAGTATCTAGATTTGTACGGAGGTCATGCTGTGATTTCAATTGGTCATTCACACCCTGAATATGTCAAAAATATTAGTAATCAAGTTAGTAAATTAGGGTTTTATAGTAATTCTGTACAAAACCCTTTACAGGTAGAATTAGCGAAAAGATTAGGGAAATTATCTGGATGTGAGACATATGATCTCTTTTTATGTAATTCGGGAGCTGAAGCCAATGAAAATGCATTAAAATTGGCATCATTTCATACAGGGAAAAAGAAAGTTATCGCTTTTAAAAATGGATTTCATGGACGTACTTCTGCCACAGTCGCAGCAACAGATAACACAAAAATTATTGCACCGTTAAATGCACAACAAAAAGTTGAATTTATCGAATTAGGAAATTTAGAAGCTGTAGAAAAAGCATTGAGCAAAAAAGATGTTTGTGCAGTAATTATAGAGATAATTCAAGGTGTTGGTGGTTTAGATGAGAGCACAGCAGATTTTTACCAAGGCTTAAGCAAGCTCTGTAAATTTTATAATACAGTTTTAATAGTCGATGAAGTACAATCTGGATTTGGGAGAACAGGTGATTTTTTTGCGTTTCAAAAATATAATATCGAACCAGATATTATCTCTATAGCTAAAGGAATGGGGAATGGTTTTCCTATAGGAGGAATTTTAATACACCCTAAAATTGAGCCTTCTTTTGGGCAACTAGGAACTACTTTTGGAGGAAATCATCTGGCATGTATAGCTTCTCTATCGGTTTTAAAAGTTATGGAAGTTCAAGAATTAATGAAAAATGCTAAAGCTATATCTGAATATTTTTTAGAAGAAATAAAATCTATTTCAAAAATAAAAACGGTCAAAGGAAGAGGTTTAATGTTAGGTTTAGAATTTGATTTCCCAATTGCAGAATTAAGAAAAGCACTTATTTATAAATATCACATTTTTACAGGAAGCGCTAAAAACCCAAATCTGTTACGAATCCTTCCACCGTTAACCGTTCAAAAAAAGCATATTGATATGTTTATTAAAGTATTAAAATTAGAATTACATCTGACAGATGAAAAACAATAA